A part of Neodiprion pinetum isolate iyNeoPine1 chromosome 4, iyNeoPine1.2, whole genome shotgun sequence genomic DNA contains:
- the LOC124216971 gene encoding U11/U12 small nuclear ribonucleoprotein 48 kDa protein isoform X2, which yields MSEINEEREKQLQDLNSFIQLSYEQLTSVVSSLGWTIESISNESQTTVACPFDNGHRVKEASLGKHLEKCQWKAEGYTEYDLPLSEPCPSVDPSSSIKFDEHLQDEVLLKAREQDPTMHTAGIGDRLIPRTSDRLTASFTSDERKAVYDYVIANTITPDIGCDIADMNNVTKKDKDSPKTSLLELLAQERNLKRRRAKHRGVHTNKKSQVEILREVINQQMEMYEEYITDSLIKIKPKSSVKLEASSSDFHTDFDKKNLGNKYSSEWPRKSSTKSDKKKNFYAFSPGKKSPTQNNDLDCVKRRNRSLSRGSERQQHHSRHTRGRSKERSRHQDVSRRYRRREEKSWNKAENNYQTEEDKTKERKKRGRSRERSEKYVEKSRRHEKYDGGYFYKHQRVRDTSKNSKKNP from the exons ATGTCAGAAATCAACGAAGAGCGTGAAAAACAACTTCAAGACTTGAATAGCTTCATTCAGTTGTCTTACGAACAACTAACCAGTGTTGTATCTTCGCTAGGCTGGACCATAGAGAGCATTTCAAACGAG AGCCAGACCACTGTTGCTTGCCCGTTTGATAATGGTCATCGAGTCAAGGAAGCTAGTCTTGGAAAGCATTTGGAAAAATGTCAATGGAAAGCTGAAGGGTACACGGAATATGATTTACCCCTCTCAGAGCCTTGCCCATCTGTTGATCCTTCATCTTCCATTAAATTTG ATGAACATCTGCAGGATGAGGTATTGCTAAAAGCTCGCGAACAAGATCCTACAATGCATACAG CAGGTATCGGTGACAGATTAATTCCTCGAACATCGGACAGACTCACAGCAAGTTTCACTAGCGATGAGAGAAAAGCTGTTTACGATTACGTTATAGCCAACACAATTACGCCTGACATTGGATGTGACATTGCTGATATGAATAACGT aacCAAGAAAGACAAAGATTCTCCAAAAACTTCCCTCCTTGAGTTACTAGCACAGGAACGTAATTTGAAACGAAGAAGAGCCAAGCATCGAGGTGTtcatacaaacaaaaaatctcAAGTTGAAATATTACGAGAAGTGATCAATCAACAGATGGAAATGTATGAAGAGTACATCACTGATTccttaataaaaataaagccCAAGTCTTCTGTTAAATTGGAAGCTAGTTCGTCAGATTTTCACACCGATTTTGATAAGAAAAATCTAGGAAATAAATATTCCTCCGAGTGGCCGAGAAAAAGCTCCACTAAAAGTGACAAAAAGAAGAACTTTTATGCGTTTTCGCCGGGCAAAAAATCCCCCACACAGAATAATGACCTCGATTGTGTCAAGAGAAGAAACAGGTCTCTGTCCCGAGGTAGTGAAAGACAACAGCACCACTCCAGACACACGAGAGGTCGTTCAAAGGAAAGGAGTCGGCACCAGGATGTGAGTCGTAGATACCGaagaagggaagaaaaatcgtGGAACAAGgcagaaaataattatcaaacaGAGGAGGATAAAACGAAGGAACGAAAAAAACGAGGTCGGTCGCGGGAAAGGAGTGAAAAATATGTTGAGAAATCACGGCGACATGAAAAATATGATGGTGGTTATTTCTACAAGCATCAGCGTGTACGTGATACGTCTaaaaattcgaagaaaaaCCCTTGA
- the LOC124216971 gene encoding U11/U12 small nuclear ribonucleoprotein 48 kDa protein isoform X1 yields the protein MSEINEEREKQLQDLNSFIQLSYEQLTSVVSSLGWTIESISNESQTTVACPFDNGHRVKEASLGKHLEKCQWKAEGYTEYDLPLSEPCPSVDPSSSIKFDEHLQDEVLLKAREQDPTMHTAAGIGDRLIPRTSDRLTASFTSDERKAVYDYVIANTITPDIGCDIADMNNVTKKDKDSPKTSLLELLAQERNLKRRRAKHRGVHTNKKSQVEILREVINQQMEMYEEYITDSLIKIKPKSSVKLEASSSDFHTDFDKKNLGNKYSSEWPRKSSTKSDKKKNFYAFSPGKKSPTQNNDLDCVKRRNRSLSRGSERQQHHSRHTRGRSKERSRHQDVSRRYRRREEKSWNKAENNYQTEEDKTKERKKRGRSRERSEKYVEKSRRHEKYDGGYFYKHQRVRDTSKNSKKNP from the exons ATGTCAGAAATCAACGAAGAGCGTGAAAAACAACTTCAAGACTTGAATAGCTTCATTCAGTTGTCTTACGAACAACTAACCAGTGTTGTATCTTCGCTAGGCTGGACCATAGAGAGCATTTCAAACGAG AGCCAGACCACTGTTGCTTGCCCGTTTGATAATGGTCATCGAGTCAAGGAAGCTAGTCTTGGAAAGCATTTGGAAAAATGTCAATGGAAAGCTGAAGGGTACACGGAATATGATTTACCCCTCTCAGAGCCTTGCCCATCTGTTGATCCTTCATCTTCCATTAAATTTG ATGAACATCTGCAGGATGAGGTATTGCTAAAAGCTCGCGAACAAGATCCTACAATGCATACAG CAGCAGGTATCGGTGACAGATTAATTCCTCGAACATCGGACAGACTCACAGCAAGTTTCACTAGCGATGAGAGAAAAGCTGTTTACGATTACGTTATAGCCAACACAATTACGCCTGACATTGGATGTGACATTGCTGATATGAATAACGT aacCAAGAAAGACAAAGATTCTCCAAAAACTTCCCTCCTTGAGTTACTAGCACAGGAACGTAATTTGAAACGAAGAAGAGCCAAGCATCGAGGTGTtcatacaaacaaaaaatctcAAGTTGAAATATTACGAGAAGTGATCAATCAACAGATGGAAATGTATGAAGAGTACATCACTGATTccttaataaaaataaagccCAAGTCTTCTGTTAAATTGGAAGCTAGTTCGTCAGATTTTCACACCGATTTTGATAAGAAAAATCTAGGAAATAAATATTCCTCCGAGTGGCCGAGAAAAAGCTCCACTAAAAGTGACAAAAAGAAGAACTTTTATGCGTTTTCGCCGGGCAAAAAATCCCCCACACAGAATAATGACCTCGATTGTGTCAAGAGAAGAAACAGGTCTCTGTCCCGAGGTAGTGAAAGACAACAGCACCACTCCAGACACACGAGAGGTCGTTCAAAGGAAAGGAGTCGGCACCAGGATGTGAGTCGTAGATACCGaagaagggaagaaaaatcgtGGAACAAGgcagaaaataattatcaaacaGAGGAGGATAAAACGAAGGAACGAAAAAAACGAGGTCGGTCGCGGGAAAGGAGTGAAAAATATGTTGAGAAATCACGGCGACATGAAAAATATGATGGTGGTTATTTCTACAAGCATCAGCGTGTACGTGATACGTCTaaaaattcgaagaaaaaCCCTTGA
- the hdm gene encoding meiosis-specific with OB domain-containing protein: MAGVHRLTLSSLQPEIKNSLIIGIIISKQEVKIFQAKNTSFSTGERGVWNFTLRDSVIDFANVTVWGSKEYIEGLYANFRIGQVVELVNPKISLRQGNDRGEMFVPSVSSQFNITLNQGTSDMHIHNSPDRAKYVSLLTLPTKNLNQIQPLDAVMKNIEQMKNEHVDIMVVLMSMTPMRQLTTKDGRDTVCRDIDVNDGSIEASVNLRIWGIDWVERAEFWQTRHTVLLLADVLITFNTFKKKMALTIGRKTLITENPNVSQAQIVRAAIRHLPEQPLISGTSETNPSSVTNLMTVRQICEKVEHNESNVEQVLFTALIHVVINQMNFEHKSVVSTKCALCKKWVQPDKESCLNPNCACGNGTRTPENVSHFNFKLNVSDHTGHLVGCRLIGVAAEDFLKCTVQDFKGMSLKERDELKWHCLLEKCSIVLQVVGPTASWPSPVYNVLSVKRLEENMRPGENASTSGLYS, translated from the exons ATGGCTGGAGTACATAGATTAACATTAAGCTCCTTGCaaccagaaataaaaaattccttaATCATTGGTATAATAATCAGTAAGCAGGAAGTAAAGATATTCCAAGCGAAAAATACGAGCT TCAGTACAGGGGAAAGAGGCGTGTGGAACTTCACACTGAGAGATTCCGTCATAGATTTTGCCAATGTGACAGTATGGGGAAGCAAAGAGTACATCGAAGGATTGTACGCAAATTTTCGTATAGGACAAGTTG TTGAATTGGTTAATCCAAAAATCAGTCTGCGTCAGGGCAACGACAGGGGAGAAATGTTTGTTCCATCTGTCTCGTctcaattcaatattacccTGAATCAAGGAACTTCGGATATGCACATCCACAATTCCCCAGATCGGGCTAAGTACGTTAGTTTGCTCACGCTACCGACAAAAAATCTTAATCAAATACAGCCGTTGGATGCTGTTATGAAGAATAttgaacaaatgaaaaatgagcatGTCGATATCATGGTCGTTCTCATGTCG atgaCTCCAATGCGCCAGTTAACAACAAAAGATGGAAGAGATACAGTGTGTCGTGATATTGATGTAAATGATGGTTCTATCGAGGCTTCAGTGAACCTACGTATTTGGGGAATTGACTGGGTAGAGAGGGCAGAATTCTGGCAAACCCGCCACACTGTCCTACTCCTAGCAGATGTCCTCATTACTTTCAACACGTTCAAGAAAAAGATGGCTTTAACAATCG GAAGGAAAACTTTGATTACGGAAAATCCCAATGTTTCTCAAGCTCAAATCGTTAGGGCTGCGATTCGACATTTACCCGAACAACCTCTGATATCTGGAACTTCAGAAACTAACC CAAGCAGTGTCACAAATTTGATGACTGTGCGACAGATTTGTGAGAAAGTGGAACACAACGAATCCAATGTTGAACAAGTACTGTTCACAGCTCTTATTCATGTAGTCATTAACcagatgaattttgaacataAATCTGTTGTGTCGACAAAGTG TGCGCTATGTAAGAAATGGGTACAGCCTGATAAGGAGTCTTGCTTGAATCCCAATTGTGCATGCGGCAATGGGACACGAACGCCTGAAAATGTGTCCCATTTCAACTTCAAGTTGAACGTAAGCGATCATACCGGACACCTCGTTGGTTGTAGATTAATTGGTGTTGCTGCTGAGGATTTTCTCAAGTGCACTGTTCAAGATTTCAAG GGAATGTCTTTGAAAGAGCGGGACGAACTGAAGTGGCACTGTCTGCTGGAAAAGTGCAGCATTGTACTGCAAGTTGTTGGCCCGACAGCTTCGTGGCCTTCACCTGTATATAATGTCCTGTCAGTGAAACGGCTTGAAGAAAATATGCGACCTGGAGAAAATGCAAGCACCAGTGGATTATATTCTTAA
- the LOC124216962 gene encoding uncharacterized protein — protein MSKRYSDRRSSRRRTRQSFQSEISGVLDSDSNVDIDDEGNPLWFRELENNSVSIRPSKRFSAIQNEVTTLDSNSEPDLTPLRKSWWKDLDNTPDILPHKRVQSTAARNKSHVSKNHVPDSDISNVSSIDESLIKQKSRLRHNKRESLQKNVFSDVLESSKVSISSEKGDRSTQDRDKQDTSVSPSTSDTSKSIEKVRKLPFKKRRQVTPIGVSENLNENPENNLPNVFENVLEESISISSSPHENIVAHHSNLSINSAETLKLKRPSSQNRNELQNNSSTDVSSRVLESPQAKSPRKKRTIFTATRKRKIPNFSELLTDESEDEQLGDQSSNEDVVKSNQKETITDISSRVSESPKVKSPRKKRTTFTATRKRKTPNFSELLNDKSEDEQLGDQSSNEGVVKSIQKETITDISSRTSKSPQAKSPRKKRTIFTATRKRKTLNFSELLNDESEDEQLSDRSSNKGVVKSNQNEVITESGTEPSQIIGSQSNILAPQRDLHSEDSIEKSRGTFLRKKRKSNQEQMFAQALESSSSPVYSETPEGEKIDTRTRSRYESEKSDFERQSMTRNYDEDTPVRPSPRLPIRQSRSKSNAGPEEFASQSRAASNRNSLYDHEIREERSNIRLMITSDEEEDREDITRDEVISKSSVSLTKVVTRSSSKLPELQEISGNDEFQPSVNTSWKEIQNVGEVSKSLPKINGDTTRKSKGVFSSNKNKSSSERNFGATSAAQDVIEKNTGSDSHNERESTQHLDLSQRAQLSTQTDPEKAARLKGALEQLKKKFGLPQNSGIESYFIKTAKPRAAVTNSEKLASQKNPIRNQRKTPLVEPNKAYIVDGKVYKRPKLPRPKLWATNHLYKFLWKQMEPKYKLKARIRSEKFITLLSDVVSLVIRRKKYENYKENVQDLIKEMAHLGIIKTRNDFYKFCQDFLPYDFRIKVVPMVLPGNIRNVPFHPEELHTPIL, from the exons ATGTCTAAGCGATATTCGGACCGTCGAAGTTCACGACGACGTACCAGGCAAAGCTTTCAGAGTGAAATTTCTGGCGTACTCGATTCCGATTCAAACGTCGACATTGACGATGAAG GTAATCCATTGTGGTTTCgagaattggaaaataattccGTAAGCATACGTCCATCAAAGCGCTTCAGTGCAATTCAAAATGAGGTAACGACACTTGATTCAAATTCTGAGCCCGATTTAACACCGCTGCGAAAGTCCTGGTGGAAGGATCTCGATAACACACCAGATATTCTACCCCATAAGCGCGTTCAATCTACCGCTGCCAGGAATAAAAGCCATGTGTCGA AAAACCATGTGCCAGATTCAGACATCTCGAATGTTTCATCCATAGACGAAAGTCTGATTAAGCAGAAGTCTAGACTGCGTCATAATAAGCGAGAGAGCTTACAGAAGAATGTTTTTTCTGATGTACTAGAATCATCAAAAGTATCAATTAGTTCTGAAAAGGGTGATCGGTCCACTCAGGACAGAGATAAGCAAGACACAAGTGTCTCCCCATCGACTTCTGATACTAGTAAAAGTATAGAAAAGGTCCGGAAGCTGCCgttcaaaaaaagaagacaagTTACGCCAATAGGAGTGTCTGAGAACCTTAATGAAAATCCTGAAAACAATTTGCccaatgtttttgaaaatgtattagaagaatcgatttCGATTAGTAGCTCACCTCATGAAAATATAGTGGCCCATCACAGTAATCTGTCTATTAACAGTGCAGaaacattgaaattaaaacgtCCATCGTCACAGAACCGCAATGAGTTACAGAACAATTCATCAACAG ATGTCAGCTCGCGGGTTTTGGAATCTCCACAAGCAAAATCACCCCGTAAGAAGCGAACCATCTTTACAGCAACtaggaagagaaaaataccgaatttttctgaattattGACTGATGAAAGTGAAGACGAACAGCTAGGTGATCAGTCTTCAAATGAAGATGTGGTGAAGTCAAATCAGAAGGAAACAATTACAG ATATCAGTTCGCGAGTTTCAGAATCTCCAAAAGTAAAATCACCCCGTAAGAAGCGTACCACCTTTACAGCAACTAGGAAGAGAAAAACACCAAATTTTTCTGAACTATTAAATGATAAAAGTGAAGACGAACAACTGGGTGATCAGTCTTCGAATGAAGGGGTGGTGAAGTCAATTCAGAAGGAAACAATTACAG ATATCAGTTCGCGGACTTCGAAATCTCCACAAGCAAAATCACCCCGTAAGAAGCGTACCATCTTTACAGCAACTAGGAAGAGAAAAAcactgaatttttctgaattgTTAAACGATGAAAGTGAAGACGAACAGCTGAGTGATCGGTCTTCAAATAAAGGGGTAGTGAAGTCAAATCAAAATGAAGTAATTACTGAATCTGGCACTGAGCCATCTCAAATCATAG GTTCACAAAGCAACATTCTGGCACCACAAAGGGATTTACATTCAGAAGACAGTATCGAGAAATCACGGGGGACTTTTCTTCGTAAAAAGCGAAAAAGTAATCAGGAACAAATGTTTGCACAAGCCTTGGAATCTTCCAGTTCTCCTGTTTACTCTGAGACTCctgaaggtgaaaaaattgatactcgTACACGTTCGAGGTACGAATCAGAAAAGTCTGATTTTGAGAGACAATCCATGACTAGAAACTACGATGAAGACACGCCAGTACGTCCATCACCAAGATTACCAATCCGTCAATCTAGAAGCAAAAGCAACGCTGGCCCAGAAGAATTTGCTAGCCAGTCACGTGCTGCAAGTAACAGGAATTCTCTATACGATCATGAAATAAGAGAGGAGCGATCCAACATTAGATTAATGATAACTTCTGATGAAGAGGAAGATCGTGAAGATATTACTAGAGATGAAGTTATCTCCAAGAGTTCTGTCAGTCTTACAAAAGTAGTCACACGTAGTTCATCAAAGCTGCCTGAGCTGCAAGAAATTTCTGGAAATGACGAATTTCAGCCTAGTGTGAACACTAGTTGGAAAGAGATACAGAACGTAGGGGAAGTTTCTAAATCATTGCCGAAAATCAATGGCGATACGACAAGAAAAAGTAAGGGAGTATTCTCCAgcaacaaaaataaaagcagCTCTGAAAGGAACTTTGGAGCCACTAGCGCTGCTCAAGATGTTATAGAAAAAAACACAGGCTCTGATTCTCACAATGAAAGAGAATCAACTCAGCATCTTGATTTGTCACAGAGAGCGCAACTGAGTACTCAAACAGATCCTGAAAAAGCGGCTCGCCTAAAAGGTGCACTTGAacaattgaagaagaaatttggTTTGCCACAGAACAGTGGAATTGAATCCTACTTTATAAAGACTGCAAAGCCGAGGGCTGCTGTTACtaattcagaaaaattggCAAGCCAGAAGAATCCTATCAGAAACCAGCGTAAAACACCATTAGTGGAACCTAACAAAGCTTatattgtggatggaaaagTGTATAAAAGACCAAAGCTTCCAAGACCCAAACTATGGGCTACCAATCacttgtataaatttttgtggAAACAAATGGAACCCAAATACAAACTCAAAGCCAGGATTCGGTCTGAAAAgtttattactttattaaGTGACGTTGTATCACTGGTAATCAGacgtaaaaaatatgaaaactaTAAGGAAAATGTACAGGatttaataaaagaaatggcTCATCTgggaataataaaaactaGAAACGATTTCTATAAATTCTGTCAAGATTTTCTTCCTTACGACTTTCGCATAAAAGTGGTCCCAATGGTACTACCAGGAAATATTAGGAATGTTCCATTCCATCCAGAAGAACTCCACACGCCAATTTTGTAA
- the LOC124216973 gene encoding uncharacterized protein: protein MTSKVLVKLPTVPFAQTKKPHAELVAVANRNELAVHHKQTNESGDRAAQLEQNMKFLQEQHQAILVALQKEVETLRQRNRDLQFQLVFSNGPVNTVSNPSSPEDTVAGFAKSKGSPGSVNVSSLQVELLERDLQDLKVSLQEAKSQNQYLIGIVDQEKKKLDSLQRLAEKPAAAEVGVQVGSGVQAFQADLAARLEDAEAMVLCLRRENEDQRREIAAMKATANKSNGNTSGRNHGSNGHRSRGQGGGSSGGGGQDQNSHRFPPLHNQSYWYHSSRGNNSFDHNSEYRGRGRHDKQGQDSANGGGTVLPQLRSSTNKAESFSYPSFQHRPRGYHNSGSYYCEGNRKYRGQRSQRDFKDRDSREPREQQKDYKDTSRGSKDAKSSKES, encoded by the exons ATGACGTCTAAGGTTCTCGTTAAACTGCCGACAGTACCTTTTGCACAA ACAAAGAAGCCTCATGCTGAACTCGTTGCAGTGGCCAACAGAAATGAGTTGGCTGTACATCACAAGCAAACAAATGAGAGCGGAGATAGAGCAGCTCAGCTTGAGCAAAACATGAAATTTCTGCAGGAGCAACATCAAGCAATACTAGTTGCCTTGCAAAAGGAAGTAGAAACACTGCGTCAAAGAAACAGAG ATTTGCAGTTTCAACTTGTATTTTCAAATGGTCCAGTGAACACTGTCAGCAACCCTTCATCTCCGGAAGATACTGTAGCAGGATTTGCCAAGTCCAAG GGCAGCCCAGGTTCCGTAAATGTTTCTTCTCTTCAAGTTGAACTTTTGGAACGTGATCTTCAAGACCTGAAAGTCTCTCTTCAAGAAGCAAAATCGCAAAATCAATACTTGATTGGAATTGTTGACCAGGAGAAAAA GAAATTAGATTCGCTACAGCGTTTGGCAGAGAAGCCAGCTGCTGCCGAAGTTGGTGTTCAAGTAGGGAGTGGCGTGCAAGCTTTTCAAGCAGACCTTGCCGCACGCTTAGAAGATGCAGAAGCAATGGTGCTTTGCTTACGTCGGGAAAACGAAGATCAGCGAAGAGAAATAGCTGCCATGAAGGCAACAGCAAATAAAAGTAATGGAAACACAAGTGGACGTAATCATGGGAGTAACGGACATCGAAGTCGAGGACAAGGCGGGGGTAGCAGTGGAGGGGGAGGACAGGACCAAAATTCTCACAGATTTCCACCATTGCACAATCAAAGTTACTGGTATCACAGCTCTAGAGGAAATAACAG ctTTGACCACAATTCTGAGTACAGAGGTCGCGGTCGCCACGACAAACAAGGACAGGATTCTGCAAATGGAGGAGGTACGGTCTTACCACAGCTCCGCAGCAGCACAAACAAAGCTGAAAGCTTCAGTTATCCGTCGTTTCAACATAGACCACGAGGCTACCATAACAGTGGCAGCTATTATTGTGAGGGAAATCGCAAGTATCGAGGCCAACGTTCACAGAGAGATTTTAAGGACAGGGATTCCAGAGAGCCTAGGGAACAGCAAAAAGATTATAAGGATACTTCTCGAGGGTCGAAAGATGCCAAGAGCTCAAAAGAATCGTaa
- the LOC124216964 gene encoding uncharacterized protein, with protein MSFLLKSMEQFNYLSNKERENFFLSEDDDEDEFDFKYVPASQFKNVVKNVRRQKIKMNDERKWNSFVKEQQSLEESENILTNLDPLAMRNIKEFLRENVGNVDRELKRLEEDAMPEINQIFKSVDTVKKPQTHTVVQALVKAPTTKETGTGSSNVLLTIPEEHKLHNTRSKLDKPKSKHENNTRKSSSDHMVLRKNQSRKLLHVMDDSEYNSSPEQSPDRVSDKAEDFYARRDPIVVQRVLAIQKKISSVLDEISFQLDRIPLPDGDRDLSRRLQRVAEFSVRFSRYYLYDLGRQITDMQQHIRAMSPNARPRPCQRSVAFHLQAISQKLITAHQILLQGLSAYCKHIPTSIVKGHPGKLKEILQVVMDLKDICNKVKITSEHYGSGDADMQPLINETHKKCGVILSKLQLKGLGSDDSQLMSHTTPSTTAAAQTSSRSRRRCKQKRLSSRLSMYSTEANVPKTHTTRRSSTCFLKEKKYSNTSSKFMQYNRLATPKQPNPSPATVKSLPKEITRIHPQKVRRPQKEDNIRTMMDMLPPADSDVSSSIDAVPMNRYFCTNLVTEKPEMPRQFSTRPKIPSHRTTSKELQKVKSSKTLMDDQELTKRVTMITDEHLSSLVPVIADLMSVITSKQNDFEIRPVSSTSMETLLEFLQKYQSPQSEATKPTSLSCNRSKEIRSGSKNMQLICVPYDEEKDKESKCSDYPCEINLECLDETSEVPEEETTLRIVTSTHDIKKSPVQLIAPVSLDFIISEYHHRYKSFIQASPMYLSNTNNKPWDVVAWIADKLVDELIAEISKELQMDNIIKKMFDLEFQEF; from the exons ATGTCATTCCTACTAAAATCTATGGAGCAGTTCAATTATCTCAGCAACAAGGAGagggagaattttttcttatccgAAGATGATGACGAAGATGAATTTGACTTCAAG TATGTTCCTGCGAGTCAGTTcaaaaatgttgtgaaaaatgtaaggagacagaaaattaaaatgaacgATGAACGGAAATGGAACTCATTTGTGAAAGAACAGCAATCGCTAGAGGAATCAGAGAACATACTGACCAACTTAGATCCTCTGGCGATGAGGAACATCAAAGAATTTCTGCGCGAGAATGTTGGCAATGTTGATAGGGAGCTGAAGAGGCTCGAAGAAGATGCTATGcctgaaataaatcaaattttcaaaagcgtCGACACTGTAAAGAAGCCACAGACTCACACTGTG GTACAGGCATTGGTGAAAGCACCAACGACAAAGGAAACTGGTACAGGAAGTTCGAATGTCTTACTTACTATTCCAGAAGAGCATAAACTGCATAACACGCGCAGCAAATTGGACAAGCCGAAGTCCAAGCATGAAAACAACACCAGGAAGTCATCCTCAGATCATATGgtactgagaaaaaatcaatcaagGAAATTGCTCCATGTAATGGATGATTCGGAGTATAATTCCAGCCCAGAGCAGAGCCCAGATAGAGTCAGTGATAAGGCAGAAGATTTTTATGCGAGACGGGATCCAATAGTAGTCCAAAGAGTTCTTGCTATTCAAAAAAAGATTTCCTCGGTGTTAGATGAGATTTCATTCCAATTGGACAGAATTCCGCTTCCAGATGGCGACAGAGATCTTTCTCGGAGACTCCAGCGTGTTGCTGAATTTTCCGTTAGATTTTCCAGATATTATTTGTACGACTTGGGAAGACAAATAACAGACATGCAGCAACACATTCGCGCTATGTCCCCTAATGCGCGACCAAGACCCTGTCAAAGGAGCGTTGCCTTTCATCTTCAAGCCATTAGTCAGAAGTTGATCACTGCGCATCAGATATTACTTCAAGGTTTGAGTGCTTATTGCAAGCATATACCGACTTCCATTGTTAAGGGACACCCTGGCAAGCTGAAAGAAATCCTGCAGGTGGTAATGGACCTGAAAGATATCTGCAACAAGGTTAAAATTACCTCGGAGCATTATGGATCTGGAGATGCAGATATGCAGCCGCTT ATCAATGAGACTCATAAAAAGTGTGGCGTCATTCTCTCAAAGCTGCAACTGAAAGGCCTTGGATCAGACGATTCACAATTAATGAGTCATACAACCCCATCTACAACAGCTGCTGCACAAACATCTTCACGATCCAGACGAAGGTGTAAACAAAAACGATTATCTAGTCGGCTCAGCATGTATAGCACGGAAGCAAATGTTCCAAAGACACACACCACCCGAAGATCAA GCACGTGCtttttgaaggaaaaaaaatactccaaTACAAGTTCAAAGTTTATGCAGTACAATCGTTTAGCAACTCCTAAGCAACCAAATCCGAGTCCTGCAACTGTTAAATCGTTGCCCAAAGAAATAACTAGAATTCATCCTCAAAAAGTAAGACGTCCTCAGAAGGAGGATAATATCAGAACAATGATGGACATGTTACCACCGGCAGACTCTGATGTT AGTAGCAGTATTGATGCAGTGCCGATGAACAGATATTTTTGTACGAACTTGGTGACTGAAAAACCTGAAATGCCTAGACAGTTTTCTACGAGACCCAAAATTCCATCACATAGGACAACTAGTAAAGAATTGCAGAAGGTAAAAAGCAGCAAAACACTCATGGACGATCAAGAGTTGACCAAAAGAGTTACCATGATCACAGACGAACACTTATCATCGCTGGTACCTGTTATCGCTGATCTCATGTCTGTGATTACAAGCAAG cAAAACGACTTTGAAATAAGGCCGGTATCATCAACTTCAATGGAAACGCTTTTGGAATTCTTACAAAAATATCAATCCCCACAAAGTGAAGCGACAAAACCAACATCGCTCAGTTGCAatcg aTCCAAAGAAATCAGAAGTGGTTCGAAGAATATGCAGTTAATATGTGTGCCGTATGACGAGGAAAAGGATAAGGAATCGAAATGCAGTGATTACccttgtgaaataaatttggaATGCTTGGACGAGACATCAGAAGTTCCTGAAGAA GAAACCACGCTCAGAATAGTTACTTCTACTCACGACATAAAGAAAAGCCCAGTGCAACTAATAGCACCTGTATCATTggattttataatttctgaATACCATCACAGATACAAATCCTTTATTCAGGCTAGTCCTATGTATTTGAGCAATACGAACAACAAACCGTGGGATGTTGTTGCATG GATCGCTGACAAGCTTGTGGATGAATTGATAGCTGAAATATCTAAGGAACTTCAAATGGATAAtattataaagaaaatgtttgaTTTAGAATTTCAGGAGTTCTAG